DNA from Candidatus Nitrospira nitrificans:
GGATCTGCGCCACCAATCCCTCCCCGACCGTCAACACGGTATAGGTTTGGGCCGCGAGCGCGGGACTCATGCCCTGCTGCAGAATACCGATCGCCAATCCGCCGATGATGTTGACGAGGACGATAATGACGGCCGCAATGGCATCCCCTCGAACAAACTTGCTGGCGCCGTCCATCGAGCCGTAAAAGTCCGCCTCTTGCGCGATTTCCCGGCGGCGACGGCGCGCGTCCGCCTCATTGATCACACCGGCATTCAAATCCGCATCGATACTCATCTGCTTGCCGGGCATGGCATCCAAGGTGAAGCGAGCGGCCACCTCGGCTACACGTCCGGCGCCCTTCGTCACCACGACGAAATTGATGATGACGAGAATGGAGAAGACGACCAACCCGACCGTGTAATTCCCCCCGACGATGAAGTTCCCGAACGCCCGAATCACCTCGCCGGCCGCCCCCGCCCCTTCGTTGCCGTGCAACAGAATAAGCCGCGTGGACGCAATGTTGAGGGAGAGCCTGAACAGCGTGATCACCAACAGGATGGATGGAAACACCGAGAACTCGATCGGACGCCGCACTTGCAGTCCGACCAGCAAGATAATCACCGACAAGGTGATATCGAAGCTCAACAACAAATCGAGCACAAATCGAGGCAACGGCAACAGCATCACCATGAGAATGGCCACCACCCCGACGGAGATGACGATGTCCGGATGCTTGATCAACTGAGGTTGTTCTACCGGTTCTATTGCCGTTGGCATAATCTCCTAGTCGTCCGTGAACAATTTCGGTTGATGCAAACACGATGACGGAACGTTTCCATACCTGGTGCGAGCGAAGAGGCGAGGCGTAGATAGTTTTCACCCGGCCCACCCATCGCCTGTATGAACAGGCGTTTGCCTAGGCCGTACGTTGAGCTTCTGAGCGATGCGAGAACGCCGTCGGCGAACTTTTTCAGCATCCTGTTCATGGAGTGACGCCTCTGGCTCGATACACAAACGCGAGGATCTCCGCGACCGCGCGGTACAGCTCGTTTGGAATCTCTTTGCCGATCTCGACGAGTTTGAACAGTGTTCGGGCCACGAATTTCTGTTCGACGACCGGCACCCCGTGATGTCGAGCCAACTCGCGGATACGTTCGGCAACCAAGCCGGCTCCTTTGGCGACGACCATAGGAGCGCCCATCGTGCTCGTGTCATACTTCAACGCCACAGCCAGGTGTGTCGGGTTGGTGATCACCACGTCCGCCGTCTTCACGGCGGCCATCATGCGTTTTTTCGTCATCTCTCGCTGAATGGTCCGCACGCGACTCTTGATGAGCGGATCGCCTTCCGCGGCCTTGTGTTCCTCCTTGATCTCTTGTATCGACATCCGGAGGTTGCGTTCCCACTCAAAACGTTGGTAGGCATAGTCAAACCCGGCCAGGACCGCGATGGCCCCGGCGACGGCCAATCCCACCTTCAACGAGAGCCGGCCGGTGACGTCCAGGACGCTGCCCATATCGAATCCCACCAACCCCGGGATCTGAAGCACGTCGTACCGGGCAACCCACAGGCCGACACCCGTCACAATCGCAATCTTGAGCAGCCCCTTCACCAGCTCCATCACAGACCGCAACGAGAAGAGCCGGGATAACCCCTTGATCGGACTGATGCGTTCGACATCCGGTTGAATCGCTTCGGCACGCCATAACATTCCTGTCTGCAGCAGCGCCGCGGCGCTCCCCATCACCAAAATGCCCAGCACGACCGGAAGACTCAGTGTCACCACCGTGAGGCTGGCCTGGATGACGACCTCGTACACCTGTTCGACGGACATATGTTGGTAAAACGCCAAGGGGAACGAGAGTGTGAGCCCTTGACGGGTCATCTCGGTCATCTTGAGAACGCCGACCGGCAACATGGCCGCCAGCAGCCCGATGCCGCTCAAGAGGATGACGGCCGTCGACAGATCGCGACTGATCGCGATCTGTCCCTTCTTGCGCGCCTCCTCTTTTCGTTTCGGCGTCGCTGGTTCTGTTTTATTGCTCCGATCCTCAGCCATGTCCCAGCGCTTTCATGAACTCCTCGATCGTCAATTGCAGTCGCTCTATTTCTCGGACTAAGAGTTCGACTACAAACGGCACGGACAGCGCCAACACCGCCAACCCGCCGGCGATCGTGACAGGGAAACTCAACACGAATACGTTGATCTGACTGACCGCCCGTCCCAGCAGCGCCAGAAGAATATTGATCAAAAGAATGATGACGAGCACGGGCGCCGCCAACTTCAACCCCACGACAAACATGTTCTGAGCGAGGCGGAGAATCGCCTCTCCCATGCCTCCGGTGAGGGACGCGCCGAATGCCGGAATGGATTCATAGCTCGAGAGAATCGTCGCCACCAGCAGGAGATGCCCGTTCAGCGAAAGGAAGATGAGGGTCGCCAGAAGGGTGAAGTATTGCCCGATGATGGGGGTATGCTCCGATGTCGTGGGATCCAACAGTTGAACGACGCCGAATCCCATCTGCACGCCGATCACCTCTCCGGCCAATTCAAGCGCCCCGAAAAACAATCGCACAGCCAGTCCGATCGCCAAACCGATGACCATTTCACTGATGAGCCCGCCGGCCAAGACAATAGGGTCATAGGGCACGGCGGGAAGTGGGACGATGGGAGCCAACAGCACGCCCAACGCCAGGACGAGCGCCACTTTGACTTTTGTAGGAACGGCCCGCCCGCTCAATACCGGCAGCGCGGCCAACAACCCGCCGATACGGGAAATGAGGACCAAAAACCCTTGAAACTCAGGAAGCAGAATCTGGATGGTCTGCGTCAACGCCGTACCCCCTCGTACGTCTTCGTCGCGAATTCAACGGGTGACGCGCCATGCCACAGGCGCGGCCGCAGCGAACGAAGACCTACATGATGTGAGAACAAGCCGGCCATTGTCACGGTCGCGTTAATGCACATAGTTGGGAATATTCATCAAAAGATCGGCCATGTAGGTGGTCATGGTGTTCATCATCCAGGGAAGGAAGAGCAGCAATGCCACGAACAGGACCACCACTTTCGGAACGAACGTGAGCGTGGCTTCGTTCAGTTGCGTCATGGCCTGGAACGCACTGACCGCCAGACCGATGAGCAGACTGAGCCCCAGAATCGGCGCCGACACCAACAGCGTCGTTTCTAATGCATGTCTGGCCAGCTCCGTGACCATTTCCGGCGTCATAGATTTCGTTCCTCGTCGTTCGTTTCTTCAATCCTAAGTTCCAGGTTTCACGTTCAAAAAACCTGAAACATGAAACTTGAAACCGTTGCCCGGTACGTTTCACGATCCACGTTTCACTGAAAGCTCCGCACCATCGAGCCTACGACCAGGTACCAACCATCGGCCAATACGAATAAGATCAACTTGAACGGCAGAGAGATCACGACAGGCGGAAGC
Protein-coding regions in this window:
- the flhB gene encoding flagellar biosynthesis protein FlhB, translating into MAEDRSNKTEPATPKRKEEARKKGQIAISRDLSTAVILLSGIGLLAAMLPVGVLKMTEMTRQGLTLSFPLAFYQHMSVEQVYEVVIQASLTVVTLSLPVVLGILVMGSAAALLQTGMLWRAEAIQPDVERISPIKGLSRLFSLRSVMELVKGLLKIAIVTGVGLWVARYDVLQIPGLVGFDMGSVLDVTGRLSLKVGLAVAGAIAVLAGFDYAYQRFEWERNLRMSIQEIKEEHKAAEGDPLIKSRVRTIQREMTKKRMMAAVKTADVVITNPTHLAVALKYDTSTMGAPMVVAKGAGLVAERIRELARHHGVPVVEQKFVARTLFKLVEIGKEIPNELYRAVAEILAFVYRARGVTP
- the fliR gene encoding flagellar biosynthetic protein FliR, encoding MTQTIQILLPEFQGFLVLISRIGGLLAALPVLSGRAVPTKVKVALVLALGVLLAPIVPLPAVPYDPIVLAGGLISEMVIGLAIGLAVRLFFGALELAGEVIGVQMGFGVVQLLDPTTSEHTPIIGQYFTLLATLIFLSLNGHLLLVATILSSYESIPAFGASLTGGMGEAILRLAQNMFVVGLKLAAPVLVIILLINILLALLGRAVSQINVFVLSFPVTIAGGLAVLALSVPFVVELLVREIERLQLTIEEFMKALGHG
- the fliQ gene encoding flagellar biosynthesis protein FliQ yields the protein MTPEMVTELARHALETTLLVSAPILGLSLLIGLAVSAFQAMTQLNEATLTFVPKVVVLFVALLLFLPWMMNTMTTYMADLLMNIPNYVH